One part of the Desulfurococcaceae archaeon genome encodes these proteins:
- a CDS encoding ABC transporter substrate-binding protein: protein MKAISKWLVVTIVVIVIVAATSVIAFLFWQQPPAVPKKVIVYASLSEMTSAEPSTEFSNSVMWLPLVYETLVWYDPFKDQFIPALAERWESNPESTEWTFYIRRNAKFHDGSPVNAEAVAFSINRTITLGGGAAYIWDPVERIEVVDEYTVKFHLKYPAPLLKVAASPYAAYIFCPNVVKYANATDPADPKVADWFNKGNDCGSGPYKLTKWDPEFEVVLEKWNDWWGWREPDYPWRSSLDKAPDIFILKIIKDAATQSRMLRAGEIHIAEYVPVEDVEGFEKDPNFVVVRKPSFQNLLMLINTKKPPLNDVRVRMAIAHAIPYEDIVRLARGGLARVASGPIPYGLWGHFDNLTYTYDLELAKRLLAEAGYPTGIPRTFTLVYTAGDVYEAKTSEIIKASLAKIGINVEIRPMSWEEQWALAQKGWEAPEEVQDLFIFYWWPDVLSPITYLYNMFHSESKAFNLCYYENSTFDEIIMQAYAVEGSDPHKALELYYRAQYMLYVDVPAVPLWDMLEIRVSVARVKNLESAVNPCYPTVVFAQMLIVE from the coding sequence GTGAAGGCTATATCTAAATGGCTTGTAGTGACCATTGTTGTAATTGTGATCGTCGCGGCAACGTCGGTCATTGCATTCCTGTTCTGGCAGCAGCCCCCCGCTGTGCCTAAAAAAGTTATCGTGTATGCCTCACTTTCCGAAATGACGAGTGCAGAGCCTAGTACGGAGTTCTCTAACTCGGTAATGTGGCTTCCACTAGTATACGAAACACTTGTATGGTATGACCCGTTTAAAGACCAGTTCATACCGGCGCTAGCTGAGAGGTGGGAGAGTAATCCTGAAAGCACGGAGTGGACATTTTACATCAGAAGGAACGCTAAATTCCATGACGGCTCGCCAGTTAACGCGGAAGCTGTGGCGTTTAGCATAAATAGGACAATAACGCTTGGAGGGGGTGCAGCATACATATGGGACCCCGTTGAGAGAATTGAGGTTGTAGACGAGTATACCGTCAAGTTCCACCTCAAGTACCCGGCACCATTACTTAAAGTCGCAGCATCACCGTACGCAGCTTACATCTTCTGCCCCAACGTGGTAAAATACGCCAACGCAACGGATCCCGCCGACCCCAAGGTAGCAGACTGGTTTAATAAAGGCAACGACTGTGGTAGCGGACCCTACAAGTTAACGAAATGGGACCCGGAGTTCGAGGTCGTACTCGAAAAGTGGAATGACTGGTGGGGTTGGAGAGAACCCGACTATCCGTGGAGATCATCGCTTGACAAGGCACCGGACATCTTCATCCTTAAAATAATCAAAGACGCTGCAACTCAGAGCAGGATGTTAAGAGCCGGGGAAATACACATCGCAGAGTACGTTCCCGTGGAAGATGTTGAAGGCTTCGAAAAGGACCCCAACTTCGTAGTTGTGCGTAAACCGAGTTTCCAGAACCTGTTAATGCTGATAAACACTAAGAAGCCTCCACTAAACGATGTACGCGTGCGTATGGCAATAGCCCATGCAATACCGTATGAAGACATAGTTAGACTGGCGCGCGGAGGCCTAGCCAGAGTTGCAAGCGGGCCGATACCCTACGGCCTGTGGGGTCACTTCGACAACTTGACGTACACTTATGACCTAGAACTGGCTAAGAGGCTACTGGCAGAAGCGGGATACCCTACTGGCATACCGAGAACATTTACACTAGTGTATACGGCCGGGGACGTTTACGAGGCCAAGACGTCCGAGATCATAAAGGCATCACTAGCTAAAATTGGTATAAACGTGGAGATCAGGCCAATGTCATGGGAAGAGCAATGGGCACTAGCGCAAAAGGGCTGGGAGGCCCCCGAAGAAGTACAGGACTTATTCATATTCTACTGGTGGCCTGATGTTCTCTCGCCAATAACGTACCTGTACAACATGTTCCACAGCGAGAGCAAAGCATTTAACCTCTGCTACTACGAGAACTCTACATTCGACGAAATAATAATGCAAGCGTACGCGGTTGAGGGCTCAGACCCCCACAAAGCACTTGAACTGTACTATAGGGCTCAATACATGCTGTACGTGGACGTGCCGGCCGTCCCGCTCTGGGATATGCTCGAGATAAGAGTGTCAGTTGCACGCGTTAAAAACCTCGAAAGCGCTGTAAACCCATGTTATCCGACTGTCGTGTTCGCGCAAATGCTCATTGTAGAGTAG
- a CDS encoding aspartate/glutamate racemase family protein → MRVLVINPVGHSTWNESDRALYKRFLPSDVHVDVVSLPRGPTTVETAEAYREAAALVVERGRELFSGYDGTIVNCFLDPGVEELRYETKSVVIGAGEASLTLAKLYGHPIYIITVGAEEETLNLMWERVVKLGFEKIVADIVGVPFGVMDIDRDRERTLSLLFNAAKSVTSKRSGEKVTIVLGCTGFGGIAEELQNLVKMPVVDPVKASALLMVSLLRLLLKD, encoded by the coding sequence ATGAGGGTCTTGGTCATAAATCCCGTAGGACACTCAACATGGAATGAATCAGATAGAGCACTGTATAAGAGGTTTCTCCCCTCAGACGTGCACGTAGATGTTGTCTCCCTTCCAAGAGGGCCCACAACGGTTGAGACCGCTGAAGCGTACAGGGAAGCAGCTGCCCTAGTCGTAGAGAGAGGTAGAGAGCTATTTAGTGGATATGATGGTACAATAGTAAACTGTTTCTTAGACCCCGGTGTAGAAGAATTAAGGTATGAGACAAAAAGCGTAGTTATTGGCGCAGGCGAGGCTTCCTTAACGCTTGCTAAGCTCTATGGACACCCCATATACATAATAACAGTGGGTGCCGAAGAGGAGACATTAAACCTCATGTGGGAAAGAGTGGTAAAGCTAGGCTTCGAAAAAATCGTGGCAGACATAGTTGGTGTCCCCTTCGGCGTAATGGACATCGACAGGGATAGGGAGAGGACACTCAGCCTACTATTTAACGCGGCAAAATCCGTGACGTCTAAGAGAAGTGGGGAGAAGGTAACTATAGTGTTAGGGTGTACGGGTTTCGGTGGAATTGCGGAAGAGCTGCAGAACCTGGTAAAAATGCCCGTAGTAGACCCGGTTAAAGCTAGCGCACTCCTAATGGTGAGCTTACTAAGACTGCTCCTTAAAGATTGA
- a CDS encoding DUF917 domain-containing protein, with amino-acid sequence MWSITSIDDAEKLVLGATILGTGGGGDPREGLSMLKGVLEEGKKIDVITLEELPENSLIVVPYYVGSIAPGLKPKKGIKIADAIGRAFETMEKELETRIGAVIASELGGANTPVALSIAARLGIPAIDGDLLGRAAPELHQCTVHIFNIPMYPSVVVSETGNVVVVKEYADIDDYEAIARYLSVLSGKFVAVVDTPMKKGDAEKAVVRGTLSKCLRLGSAVLRARARRRDPVRKMARVLEGWVVFRGIVESYRWRDEGGFLKGEAVVKGLYRYEGRTLKSWIMNEHIMVWLDEKPLVMPPDLFMLVADDGTPVTNTELKEGMVVNGVAAKAPAVWRTQRGLELFGPKHFGFDYDYVPVEELIKQHGIV; translated from the coding sequence GTGTGGTCCATAACCAGCATTGACGATGCTGAGAAACTTGTCCTTGGAGCAACTATTTTGGGCACGGGTGGAGGTGGTGATCCGCGCGAGGGCCTCTCAATGCTGAAAGGCGTTCTCGAAGAGGGTAAGAAGATTGACGTCATAACTCTCGAAGAGCTACCGGAGAACAGCTTGATAGTCGTTCCGTACTACGTTGGATCGATAGCTCCCGGCTTGAAGCCCAAGAAGGGAATCAAAATAGCCGATGCCATTGGTAGGGCATTTGAAACCATGGAAAAGGAGCTAGAGACTAGGATCGGTGCTGTCATTGCAAGCGAGCTCGGAGGTGCTAATACCCCAGTGGCTTTAAGCATAGCGGCTAGGCTTGGAATACCTGCCATAGATGGAGACCTACTTGGCAGGGCTGCACCAGAATTACACCAGTGTACTGTTCACATATTCAACATACCCATGTATCCCTCAGTGGTGGTGTCTGAAACGGGCAATGTCGTGGTTGTAAAGGAGTATGCAGACATAGATGACTATGAAGCAATAGCGAGGTATTTATCGGTTTTGAGCGGTAAATTTGTAGCAGTAGTTGATACACCGATGAAAAAGGGTGATGCTGAAAAGGCGGTTGTGAGAGGCACTCTTTCTAAGTGCCTTAGACTTGGAAGCGCGGTACTAAGAGCTAGAGCCAGGAGAAGGGATCCGGTAAGGAAGATGGCGAGAGTTCTCGAAGGGTGGGTTGTATTTAGAGGTATCGTTGAAAGCTACAGGTGGCGCGATGAAGGCGGCTTCTTGAAAGGCGAAGCAGTCGTAAAAGGCTTATATAGGTATGAGGGTAGAACTCTCAAAAGCTGGATCATGAACGAGCACATAATGGTGTGGCTTGACGAGAAGCCGCTCGTAATGCCACCAGACCTCTTCATGCTGGTAGCTGATGATGGTACACCAGTAACAAACACGGAGCTCAAAGAGGGAATGGTGGTTAACGGAGTGGCTGCTAAGGCGCCGGCCGTGTGGAGAACTCAACGGGGCCTCGAACTATTCGGGCCGAAACACTTTGGTTTTGACTACGACTACGTCCCCGTAGAAGAACTCATTAAACAACACGGCATTGTGTGA
- a CDS encoding DUF401 family protein: MAYSGLGTITGFAILALMLGLKKPVWMALLSASLAMGLLDAGFSGLVEIVSSTASSSSALDLILITFLIAVFVNLYRVSGFLAKLGEELVKFLKKPRIIAMFVPAVMGLLPVAGGALMSAPVVDTVGSHLRLSKKLRLFINVWFRHVIFMVYPLSTVVITIATLAGISVWYIVLRGIPIALFMVITGYLLGFRGYHPHFAGVSGEANLSTLARVFSPILVAVGTAVAMSPLLDGPTLPQIPLTRYSMVLGLILAIILLVKLSKVNLEGIRDAALSKSVVELVVAAFSAILLRDVFVAVKGPEMFSNLLLPRNEIEKTVLLALVPLVVSLATGSPLTGGIVAISVFQPTLSMGLKEVSLIYASNMLGYLASPAHLCYVYTAQYFEQPLTSAYPEMFAAVTVTLAVAICMYFMLP, from the coding sequence ATGGCTTACAGTGGACTGGGCACCATTACGGGCTTTGCTATATTGGCCTTGATGCTGGGTTTGAAGAAGCCAGTATGGATGGCGCTCTTATCGGCTTCATTAGCCATGGGGCTCCTTGACGCCGGGTTCTCGGGTTTAGTCGAGATCGTGTCCTCAACTGCTTCGAGTAGTTCCGCGCTTGACCTCATTTTAATTACGTTCCTAATAGCCGTGTTCGTGAATCTATACCGGGTGTCGGGCTTTCTCGCCAAGCTGGGAGAGGAGCTCGTAAAGTTCTTAAAGAAGCCCAGGATCATAGCAATGTTTGTGCCTGCGGTCATGGGGCTTCTACCGGTTGCCGGCGGAGCCCTCATGTCTGCTCCCGTCGTTGACACGGTCGGTAGTCACTTGAGACTAAGTAAAAAGTTAAGGCTTTTCATCAATGTCTGGTTTCGCCACGTGATCTTCATGGTCTACCCTCTCAGTACGGTGGTTATAACGATCGCCACCTTGGCGGGCATTAGCGTGTGGTATATTGTGCTAAGAGGGATCCCCATCGCCCTGTTCATGGTAATCACGGGCTACTTACTGGGCTTCCGCGGCTACCATCCTCACTTCGCCGGGGTCTCCGGCGAAGCGAATCTGAGCACGCTTGCTCGTGTGTTTTCTCCCATACTCGTAGCAGTGGGTACTGCCGTTGCCATGAGCCCCTTGCTTGACGGGCCGACCCTGCCGCAGATCCCCTTAACGCGCTACTCCATGGTATTAGGGTTAATTTTAGCCATAATACTCCTCGTAAAGCTTTCAAAGGTGAACTTAGAGGGTATCAGAGACGCAGCATTATCGAAAAGCGTTGTAGAGCTCGTTGTCGCGGCCTTCTCTGCGATTCTCCTCAGGGATGTTTTTGTCGCCGTGAAGGGGCCGGAGATGTTTTCAAACCTCCTATTGCCTAGAAATGAGATCGAGAAGACTGTGCTCTTAGCTCTTGTGCCTCTCGTAGTGTCCCTGGCCACAGGCTCTCCTCTCACGGGGGGCATCGTCGCCATATCAGTATTCCAGCCTACTCTAAGTATGGGGCTCAAGGAGGTTTCTTTGATATATGCATCGAACATGCTGGGCTACCTAGCGTCTCCAGCACACTTATGTTATGTCTACACGGCTCAGTACTTTGAGCAGCCCCTTACCAGCGCGTACCCGGAAATGTTCGCGGCAGTTACCGTTACTCTCGCCGTAGCGATATGTATGTACTTCATGTTACCATGA
- a CDS encoding amidohydrolase family protein — MASSSLKHSVLALVNARIFTAVDSRIIENGVVVVRDGIIHDVGTSGYVEVPGEAEVLDLKGSFLMPGLIEAHAHLSGCKSADFVKEPLVTPYEVLLLRAAKDLEVLINAGYTTFVDPASVIALKLKYAVNEGTINGPRIVASGPPLTQTFGHGDIHYLPVEWVDVRTTKKLVSPFASLICDGIEECRKAARYALREGADFIKIMASGGVLSQRDKPEYRQFTVEEIKAIVEEARAVETFVYAHTYSSIGIKNAIQGGVKVIAHASFIDEEGIVLAREKDAIVVPTTATYYKILTEGAKAGFPEWGLRKAEEVFKVHCENIRKAYKSGVKIAAGSDFIGGPFRHGENALELKMLVERIGMSPAEALIAATRIAAEVAGLLDRVGTIEKGKLADIIAIRGNPLDNIDTLLNVNNIVLVMKEGEILKRDKSFY, encoded by the coding sequence ATGGCATCTTCATCCCTCAAGCACAGCGTCCTGGCTCTGGTTAATGCGAGAATCTTTACAGCTGTGGATTCGAGGATCATTGAAAACGGGGTAGTAGTTGTACGCGATGGAATAATACACGATGTAGGTACAAGCGGTTACGTTGAAGTACCAGGTGAGGCCGAAGTGCTAGACCTCAAAGGCTCCTTCTTAATGCCCGGACTAATAGAGGCCCACGCACACCTCTCCGGTTGCAAAAGCGCTGATTTCGTTAAGGAACCCCTAGTAACACCCTACGAGGTACTCTTACTCAGGGCTGCAAAAGACCTGGAGGTGCTGATAAACGCGGGCTATACCACGTTTGTAGACCCAGCCAGCGTCATAGCCCTCAAATTAAAGTACGCAGTGAACGAAGGAACCATAAATGGCCCCAGAATAGTCGCTTCAGGTCCACCTCTGACTCAGACATTTGGGCACGGCGATATACACTACTTACCAGTTGAATGGGTTGACGTTAGGACAACCAAGAAGCTGGTGTCACCGTTCGCAAGCTTAATATGTGATGGTATCGAGGAGTGCCGTAAAGCAGCCAGATACGCTCTTAGAGAAGGGGCAGACTTCATAAAGATCATGGCTTCTGGAGGCGTCCTATCCCAGAGAGATAAGCCAGAGTACCGGCAGTTTACAGTAGAGGAAATAAAGGCCATCGTGGAAGAGGCGAGAGCTGTAGAAACGTTTGTTTACGCTCACACCTACTCCAGTATAGGCATAAAGAACGCTATACAAGGTGGCGTCAAAGTAATTGCCCACGCCTCATTCATAGACGAGGAAGGAATAGTGCTAGCTAGGGAGAAAGACGCCATAGTAGTTCCAACAACAGCCACTTACTACAAGATCCTCACCGAAGGCGCTAAGGCGGGCTTCCCTGAATGGGGTTTAAGAAAGGCTGAAGAAGTGTTCAAGGTGCACTGCGAAAACATTAGAAAAGCATATAAAAGCGGTGTAAAGATCGCCGCGGGCTCAGACTTTATAGGAGGGCCCTTTAGGCACGGTGAAAACGCCCTTGAACTAAAAATGCTCGTCGAGAGAATAGGCATGAGCCCTGCCGAAGCCCTCATAGCCGCTACGCGTATAGCGGCCGAGGTTGCCGGCCTCCTCGACCGCGTCGGGACAATAGAGAAGGGTAAGTTAGCGGACATCATAGCGATCAGAGGTAACCCCCTTGATAACATAGACACCCTCCTAAACGTCAACAACATAGTCCTCGTGATGAAGGAAGGAGAGATACTGAAGAGGGACAAAAGTTTCTACTAG
- a CDS encoding DUF296 domain-containing protein: MNTQFQWDEDMVIVYAVKIPEKSTIHDFLKEYILSRGLKGGIILGIGGLEYAEVGHFDPASRRYLIREIKAGETVLEVSSMTGNYLVKQDGDVSVHVHVTLATPGNVLAGHLVKGIVNPFIEAFLVELGSDVEKAFTHR, encoded by the coding sequence ATGAACACGCAATTTCAATGGGATGAGGATATGGTAATCGTTTATGCGGTTAAAATACCTGAGAAGAGCACAATACACGACTTCTTAAAGGAATACATACTGTCTCGAGGCTTAAAAGGAGGCATTATACTGGGTATTGGTGGCCTAGAGTACGCCGAAGTAGGCCACTTTGACCCCGCTTCAAGAAGGTATTTAATCCGTGAAATTAAAGCGGGTGAAACCGTCCTAGAAGTCTCATCAATGACTGGAAACTACCTCGTAAAGCAAGACGGTGACGTAAGCGTGCACGTGCATGTAACGCTGGCCACGCCAGGTAACGTACTTGCAGGGCACCTTGTGAAAGGCATAGTAAACCCATTCATAGAAGCATTCCTAGTTGAACTAGGCAGCGACGTTGAAAAGGCGTTTACACATAGATAG
- a CDS encoding AAA family ATPase translates to MTRFSSIVEKVVEESSKILVGRENDVKLILFAVFAEGHALIEGMPGIAKTLTAKTVARLLDLKFSRVQCTIDILPSDIVGTKIFNQKTGDFELRLGPIYSNIVLVDEVNRASPRAQSALLEAMQERQITIDGETVKLPRPFVVLATQNPIELEGTFPLPEAQLDRFFIKVSMENLEKSNLVRLLRRGLKAIEREYEALKPVAAIQDIEEVSKELESVYVDDSILDYISRIVEYSHKHSAVRLGVTPRGALLLLTLAKEYALSSGRKYVIPDDVKSASMPALSHRILLKPEYVAEGYTSFIVINEILKHVEVPRP, encoded by the coding sequence ATGACGAGATTCAGCAGCATAGTCGAGAAAGTCGTCGAGGAGTCTTCGAAGATTCTCGTAGGTAGGGAGAACGACGTGAAACTCATTTTATTCGCAGTGTTCGCGGAAGGACATGCACTCATAGAAGGAATGCCTGGCATCGCTAAGACGCTGACAGCTAAAACCGTCGCGAGACTTCTCGATTTGAAGTTTTCTAGGGTGCAGTGCACTATAGACATACTTCCCAGCGACATCGTGGGCACGAAGATCTTTAATCAGAAGACAGGCGACTTCGAGTTGAGGCTTGGACCAATATATTCCAACATAGTGCTAGTAGACGAGGTTAACAGGGCTTCACCTCGCGCGCAATCGGCCCTCCTAGAAGCCATGCAGGAGAGACAGATAACCATTGATGGCGAAACCGTGAAGTTACCGAGACCCTTCGTGGTATTAGCCACTCAAAACCCAATAGAGCTTGAAGGAACCTTTCCACTACCGGAAGCGCAACTAGATAGGTTCTTTATTAAAGTAAGCATGGAGAACCTGGAAAAGAGCAACCTCGTGCGCCTACTCAGGAGAGGGCTAAAGGCTATTGAAAGGGAGTACGAGGCGCTGAAGCCGGTAGCAGCGATCCAGGATATCGAGGAGGTGTCTAAAGAGCTGGAAAGCGTCTACGTAGACGACTCAATACTGGATTATATTAGTAGGATAGTAGAGTACAGCCATAAGCATAGCGCCGTTAGGCTCGGAGTAACGCCTAGAGGCGCTCTACTACTCTTAACCCTGGCTAAGGAGTATGCCCTATCTAGTGGAAGAAAGTACGTTATACCCGACGACGTGAAAAGCGCTTCCATGCCCGCACTGTCCCATAGAATTCTGCTAAAGCCCGAGTACGTTGCAGAGGGCTACACCAGTTTCATAGTTATCAACGAGATACTTAAACACGTAGAAGTGCCCAGGCCGTGA
- a CDS encoding DUF58 domain-containing protein: MKIVKLRRGNAILRPSKGLYLAILVTSLPTLLFLVTGSRTLENIALLTSISLLALTTTSYSIIRSFLPLDRVMRARFYEPLICLVGDSVMFEVFAERDVSSYVKIGSARLLSDKGMWLKGFEVVEDRGNLSMKCYVTGYVGGHKALGIELVVRDPLRFFNLLLKLFFESAVDVYIAPRRAVGAFTVEKVLSKYAVFEAPVTRRRGMGVDVLWVREYIVGDDFRKIAWKATAKTSRLMVKEYEAKTYKNILVIASIHSGFFHGDPPPLDTLARMILDLVHSGLEKGLKVRIGIATEKGVKVTPVLSGLRIEDVYRVFSLIEWPMETGPYSPYPSSNRIIPWLVKVLVRDFCREPCIIALFMDPIDELDVHNITKLEREVRVMRHKLKVYITIPAILRFVYSAKPDFRDLDFIYRRSPLKLFYEYY, translated from the coding sequence ATGAAGATAGTTAAGCTGAGAAGAGGTAACGCTATTTTAAGGCCTTCTAAAGGCCTATACTTAGCAATACTTGTAACCTCGCTGCCTACCCTACTATTCCTTGTAACGGGAAGCCGCACTTTGGAGAACATTGCTCTACTTACAAGTATCTCTCTACTAGCTCTCACTACTACCTCGTACTCCATAATTAGGTCTTTCCTACCTCTAGATAGGGTGATGCGCGCGAGATTCTACGAGCCGCTGATATGCCTAGTGGGTGATAGTGTCATGTTTGAGGTCTTCGCGGAAAGGGACGTATCCTCTTACGTCAAGATCGGGAGTGCGCGCTTACTTTCGGATAAAGGCATGTGGTTAAAGGGCTTTGAAGTGGTTGAAGATCGCGGCAACCTAAGTATGAAGTGCTACGTCACGGGGTATGTGGGAGGGCATAAAGCACTGGGCATAGAGCTCGTAGTAAGAGACCCCTTAAGGTTCTTTAACCTGCTATTAAAACTTTTCTTTGAGTCCGCGGTTGACGTGTACATAGCACCGCGTAGGGCAGTAGGCGCGTTTACCGTGGAGAAAGTACTATCTAAGTACGCAGTTTTCGAGGCACCCGTCACGCGTAGAAGGGGCATGGGAGTGGATGTATTGTGGGTTAGAGAGTACATTGTAGGAGACGATTTTCGTAAAATTGCCTGGAAAGCAACCGCTAAGACGTCCAGGTTGATGGTTAAGGAGTACGAAGCGAAGACGTACAAAAACATCCTTGTGATCGCATCAATTCACAGCGGGTTCTTCCACGGAGATCCTCCGCCTCTAGATACGCTGGCCCGGATGATCTTGGACCTCGTTCACAGCGGTTTAGAGAAGGGGTTGAAAGTTAGAATAGGTATAGCAACTGAAAAGGGCGTTAAGGTAACACCAGTGCTGAGCGGGTTGAGGATCGAAGATGTCTACAGGGTGTTTTCCTTGATAGAGTGGCCCATGGAGACGGGGCCTTACAGCCCATACCCAAGCAGTAACAGGATCATACCCTGGCTTGTCAAAGTACTTGTAAGGGACTTCTGTAGGGAGCCATGCATCATTGCCCTCTTCATGGATCCCATAGACGAGTTAGACGTACATAACATTACTAAGTTAGAGAGAGAAGTTAGAGTGATGCGCCATAAGCTAAAGGTCTACATCACCATACCCGCCATACTGCGTTTCGTGTATTCAGCTAAACCCGATTTCAGGGATTTAGATTTCATTTACAGGAGAAGTCCGCTGAAGCTCTTCTACGAGTACTACTAA
- a CDS encoding DUF169 domain-containing protein — protein MIDYEVLHNDVVSVLRPKGDPVGYKLFAERVEGLPYFKGTFALCQVIKQVAILGKVLAVNVDNVDACVIGTYVLGFKELPEDFIERWVVERKMNESVVKQLVAGIHAFEMGRYKSALFAPLKHYKTLNIDPDGVVLVVNSTQAYIVLAGFFDSTGIKPLSDFNGHAACELVVPPLKGRSPWLTVPCGGARALAEAQDDELWIGIKPEDLRKTVDRLKAVGMKYPLTAYQMLVTQPNPAHPLTHLISRKRVTG, from the coding sequence TTGATAGACTATGAAGTTCTACATAACGATGTGGTTAGCGTTCTTAGGCCTAAAGGGGATCCCGTTGGCTACAAGCTGTTCGCAGAACGCGTTGAGGGATTACCGTACTTCAAAGGAACCTTTGCTCTCTGCCAGGTGATCAAGCAGGTGGCCATACTCGGTAAAGTTCTTGCAGTAAATGTCGACAACGTTGACGCGTGCGTTATCGGGACCTACGTACTCGGCTTCAAGGAATTGCCCGAAGACTTCATTGAGAGGTGGGTTGTAGAGCGTAAGATGAATGAATCCGTGGTCAAGCAACTAGTTGCGGGGATCCACGCGTTTGAAATGGGCAGGTACAAGTCGGCTTTATTCGCGCCGTTAAAGCACTACAAAACACTAAATATCGATCCGGACGGCGTAGTGCTGGTCGTTAACTCAACACAAGCGTACATAGTCCTCGCAGGTTTCTTCGACTCCACAGGGATAAAGCCGCTATCAGATTTCAACGGACACGCTGCATGCGAACTAGTGGTTCCCCCGTTAAAGGGCAGAAGCCCGTGGTTAACGGTACCCTGCGGTGGCGCCCGGGCCTTAGCGGAAGCGCAGGACGATGAGCTGTGGATCGGCATTAAGCCGGAAGACTTGAGGAAAACGGTGGACAGGCTAAAAGCAGTGGGAATGAAGTACCCGCTGACAGCATACCAAATGCTAGTAACCCAGCCTAATCCGGCACATCCGTTAACTCACCTGATCTCCAGGAAGCGCGTTACCGGTTAG
- a CDS encoding MFS transporter has product MTASRNVSLMEYLFIAGSLFFFLSFYITMPFIPRYAVLRGATSTEVALLGPALSAVATILMPITGMLVDKGFSRRIVVLGVACSILSNTVYALSFNVQTLYVGRILQGISLGLLIPASIYIATLISADPASTLVWRSIMVGVAMVTGPVLGGALVSSLGYSWLFAVPSVLLLLSLLMYHLALGVKYKHPVERTSGQLRDLAVSSFIISSICTFSYGALYGNLALFLPALHEELGIPVDFTASAFTVNSLFTLAFRLMYLKLFKNTPINTIGVIGYALTITGMLLIAVDQASYAVLASMAILGAGGGLLVPVLQIMAVLSVKERSRGLASGISSATFDAGNVAGPPLTISLYATYTSALKLTTLFAVLGAVAISLYASRKVACFERARYL; this is encoded by the coding sequence ATGACTGCTTCACGCAACGTCAGCTTAATGGAGTACCTGTTCATTGCGGGATCCCTTTTCTTCTTCCTGTCATTCTACATCACGATGCCCTTCATACCGCGGTATGCCGTGCTTCGAGGTGCAACCAGTACGGAGGTGGCTCTCCTCGGACCTGCCTTATCGGCAGTAGCCACGATCTTGATGCCTATCACAGGCATGCTCGTGGATAAAGGCTTTTCAAGGAGAATAGTAGTCCTCGGAGTGGCGTGCTCTATTCTATCGAACACTGTATACGCTCTATCATTTAACGTGCAAACATTATATGTAGGCAGGATTTTGCAGGGCATTAGTTTAGGCCTCCTTATACCTGCATCAATATACATTGCCACGCTAATTAGCGCTGACCCTGCAAGCACACTTGTGTGGAGGTCTATAATGGTAGGGGTTGCAATGGTGACAGGCCCTGTCCTGGGGGGAGCCTTAGTAAGCAGTCTAGGGTACAGCTGGTTGTTTGCAGTACCTTCAGTCCTACTACTACTTTCCTTATTAATGTATCACCTAGCGCTAGGAGTAAAGTATAAACACCCCGTTGAGAGGACCTCAGGCCAGTTAAGGGACCTTGCTGTTTCAAGCTTCATCATCTCATCTATATGTACATTTAGCTATGGCGCACTCTACGGTAACCTCGCGTTATTTCTTCCCGCACTCCACGAAGAACTGGGAATTCCAGTAGACTTTACGGCGTCCGCGTTCACGGTTAACTCCCTGTTTACTCTCGCTTTTAGACTCATGTACCTTAAGCTATTCAAAAATACCCCGATCAATACCATTGGTGTAATAGGCTACGCCCTGACGATTACGGGCATGCTGCTTATTGCGGTAGATCAGGCTTCATACGCCGTTTTAGCATCCATGGCCATTCTAGGAGCCGGAGGGGGGCTACTAGTACCCGTGTTACAGATAATGGCGGTGCTGTCTGTAAAGGAGAGAAGCCGCGGACTTGCATCAGGCATAAGCTCAGCAACCTTTGATGCAGGTAACGTGGCTGGTCCTCCCCTAACAATATCACTATATGCAACATATACTAGCGCTCTCAAGCTAACAACACTCTTCGCGGTGCTAGGCGCAGTGGCGATCTCGTTATATGCTTCACGCAAAGTAGCGTGCTTCGAAAGAGCTAGGTACCTTTAG